In the Malaclemys terrapin pileata isolate rMalTer1 chromosome 18, rMalTer1.hap1, whole genome shotgun sequence genome, TTATCAGATGTTTATCACACACACCAATGCACTGATGATCCACAGTAATTCCCTTGTCTGACAGGTCTGTCACAATACAGTGCAGAAGATCGTATACATCAGCTACAGCCTCCCAGGGGCCAAAAGATACATCTACTTCACAGTGATGTTCAAACAGTTTTGTCTCGCTTTCACTTCTTTCAAAACGTAGAGAGTTGAAAAGTGGACACTCATATGGGGTGATGGGCATTTCTTCCTTGAAAACACAGATCTTCAACTTTGCAAATCTTGCTTTTCTCTGCATGGCTCTAAGCTTAGCTATTTCAATTATCCGCTCCAAGTGttctaaacaacaacaaaagtaatAAACAGTGAATGTCATGTGAGGAACAGAACACAATGTTTTCATGTGGAATCTGATTACTTCATCAAAGTGGCATGAATTAATTATTCTTAAAACAATGCCAGAGGCAACAAAAGATATACTCAAGGGTTGCTTGCAGTTAGATACAGCCTACAATAATGAAATTAGCCATATTCATATTGAGAGTTTATATATGCCTTAAATTCCAGTTAAAAACAACCTTATGATTGCAAGGTTTATGATGACTGCTTGAGCAGTATGCCCGAAGTTCAAGTTGTGAAATAACCAAAGGATCACAAGACTGAGAAAAAGACCAAACAATCTGAGTTAAGTTAGGTGTGAAGTCACATGTATGGCATTATTCTCTTCAATTCAAGACCAGCCTTATACTggcttatttttaatataaaccgTGTTCAGATAAGATCTCTTGGGTAATGCTATTATGTGCTACAAGGAACAATGCAAAACAAAGTAGTTTTGCTATTGTCTCAAAAAAATTGATTGTGTtgcctgtaagctctttgaggcaggggccTGTTTATTGTATGTCCAAAATGTATCTAGCCCATTTAGGCACAATACACCTAATAATAAATAGCTGTTGAAGCATTTCCTAAAGACCTTGAACACACAACCTCTTACCCAAGGAACGAGATGCAGGCCCTCAAGAGAACCACCAAAGCAGACTCAAAGAAACAGTTTTGTTCAAGAATCTCTTCTCGCActttatgggcttgatcctgctctcattCAAGTCTAAGGAAAAATACTCATCACCTTGAATGATGCAGGTGGAAATGCTGTGTGGAGGCTTCAAAGATGTGAAGAGCTAGGATGTTAGAGCGTAACTACCCAAAAGCAAAGCCAAAAATTGAAGCTTGGAAATGGAAATTAGGGGCCTAATacgtttgaggatctgggtcaaaaTTACTCCAGTGAATAGGAAATAGCATCAGAGCCGCAGGACTTTCTTCCTGTTCACGAAAACCCCCTTTGCGTATTTACCTCAGAACACTTAAACAGTATTAGAAAGTAAACTCAGTCTTTTGAGCATTATTTATACTACACATACCAAGCTACAATATACATCATCACTATTCTTTAATTTACCTTTGTAATATGGCATTAAGCCCAGGAAAGCTTGTCTAACTTTTTCTCCCTTAAGAGGCTGGACTTCCTCTAGATTGTCCAGCAATGGTCCTATGGAATAATATTGAGCTTCCTTGTAAACTGACCTCACTCGTTCTCTCGATGGCAGGTCACCAGATCGCAGAAAGTTAAGAACATCTCTAaacagaagggaggggggaatatTATTCAATAACAAGTCTTaaaatttttttgggggaaaaaaagaacataATTGTTAATCTGACATGAAATGGAGACACCATTTTACTCAGTCCAGCAATTTTCAAATTCAGAAGGTAAGAAGCAGCTCTCATTCTTATATGAACTGTGAACTCTATTTTCAAATGCACATTTTGAGTGGCATTTTTGAGCCTCCAGCTGGAAAATGTGATGTCTGTGAAGTGTGGGGACCCCAGTTTAAAAACACAGCAAACAAAACATTCAGGATGCTTTAATCTCTTAAACTGAAACAGGACACAGATTATAGTCTCCCATTGACAACACAGTGATTATAATTGTATTCATTAAGTACCCGATTTTGCTGAAGAACTATGTGGGCAGATCCTTCGGCCCACTGAAAACCTCACTAACATCAAAGAGCTCCAGGTGGGCGAGTAGTGTCTGGCTGTGGAGTtgtctttacaggatcagggccttctgCAATTATTCTGACAACAGAATGAGTGTTTCATTTGAATGTGTTTAACAATAGTTTAGATCAGAATGCTCTGAAGATGgaaaaaacactttacaaacattaactaattcatCCTATTAGCGAACATATGACGTGAAACAAAGGACACACCTGCTGCTTGGCCCTTCTTTACAATATTGCAGGAAATATATAAAGTGCTGATTTGGTTCGATAGCGTATATCACAATTAACTCAGTTTCGAATAAGAGAGTTGCCCGCAGTAAGAAGCTCACAAATGCCAACACttgttttcaaataaacaaaTCAGCTTAATCATACTAGGAAATTCTGTCTTGATATATTTTGGACTTTGTGGTGGATTAAGGAACAGCACTGATTGGCTTTGAAGAGAATTAGGTCCTCAACTGGAGAGATGAAGAACATCCCTCCGGGAAAAAGTATTTTGGAAATGAGGTTAGAATGTCCAACATATATTTCTACAAGCAAAGATCTGATTCTGAAAACACTTACTATCTGGAGTAGCGATTACAGCAGAATCATgctcaaaaaaaataaataataaaaagcaagCTAATATCTTGTTTGAGACCTTTAGAAGGATAACAGCGCTCTAAATATAACATTGCCAGGCATCAGCAATTTAAAATAAGTTCTTCGACCCCTGCATTTTCCCCCACCTATAATATGTAAACAagtctttttaaaacaataaaagattaTTATGCTTTGCTTTCTCACTGGTCCAGGGAGTAGATGATCCACGTGCAAAACAAAGATTAATCCTACTACATTTTGCAGAATGTATTTGTTGGAACGTGAAAATCCCCAAAAGGCATAGCTTTTACGCTAATCTTCAGCTTTCTGAAGTGCATTATGATTAGAGCTGGGCCAGATTTCCAACAACAAATTCTCTTTCAGAGAAAGTCTGGCCATTTTGGATGTGGATAAATATCTGCAGGCTTGAAACAATGCTGCACATTTCATCAGTATGTAGTGTTAATCTGTTCACCTGAAATTCAGATATGTGAAATTcaggaaaataaaaatgcagacaacagaaaagaggaaaaataaaaaaaggtaaaaatttgCAATTTTATCCAAAACGATGAGATTCGGCCCCTCTAAGTATTATAGTATGATTTACAGGGTAGAATATTTTATACTGAAGTCAAGCTTGTAAATGTCAAACACAATACTAGTTGTCGTTCTTAACAGCATGTTATACTCTAAACTTGGACGAATCTCTACAAATAGACcattaaacatttgaaaattgtGACAACCAAAAGAGGATGTTATCAATTATCTTAGGAACATCACTGCCATGCCCTTTTTAGGTTAAAAACTACAAGATAATACCaacaaaaatcacacacacacacacaaaaaaaaggccACAATCATATTTTTACAAGAAATGGTGTCAAATACTCAACTTTTAATGTACGAGCAACTTGGCTCCCTGGATGGAGCTATTTTGTGCgtttgtatgtacacacacacacacgcttactTTTGCTGAGGACCAAACattgtttagggttttttttggtaaAGTGAGTTACAATCATTAGTTATGAAATAATAGGGGTTTTGGCACTGCAATGTACCAAGAAGTTTGACAGTTTTCTGGAAGAAGTTTTAAAAACTGTAGTTGTATGTTAATCATACTAGTCTTTGATAAAAGATGCAATTCAAATGGGATTGAATTAGAAGACTGCAAACGAATTCTTGCCTTTCTTAAAATTAAAGTTTCCTATTACAGTAACAGTTTCAAAATTAGAGTAGTAAGGATAATGCACATACCCAAAGTAAGTTCCATCTCTGTCAATAAAATATCTGCCTTGAGCATCTGTTGGAATGTAGTGTCTTCCACTAAACATAGCAGCCAACATGGTATCTTCATAGCGTCTTAGTGTTGACAGCCTGGTAGCGAAATACATGCCTCCTACATTAAGCGGAACAACTTCTGGGAACTGGAAAAGCAATCATAtcactatttaaaaattattctgtGGTGCTTCACAAACATGTATATGACAAGATCCCTTGACCCACACAGAGGAGAATCTCTATGAAACACAGGATAAGATTACAGCTCGAAGATGGCACAAAGACACGGACTGCGAGGAGATCAAAGTCTGAAGGTTTCATAAAGAGCGGAGGAATAGGGAGAGGGCAATCTCCTGGCACAAAGGAAGGAGGAGACTTTTCCAAGCATAAAGCCGCTGCATGAAAGGCAGTAACCCAGGAGTGAAACTAGGGAATGAAGGAAGCAGTTCAGAGAAAGAAATGAGCAGGTAACAACTTTTGACAGATATAGGTCAAGGAAGAGTTGTGCTGAGTTTAGAGGGTAAGAATTACTGATATTTATAATAGGGTAGCAAGCACTTCTTTTTCTAGTGTAGAAGACAGCAGATAAATCCTAACgtggatgaggggaggggatgggtttCGAGGGTAATACGCCTGGCTATCAGGCAAAAAAGGAGTTCAGTTTCATTCACCAAGCTAGTTGGCAATGGAAACTAAACCAGAAACTCTTAAGACTTCAGCATGAGGAATAATGGATTCCCGGATACTGTACAACGCAGGCTCATATGTAAGCACCTCATCAGCTCAGATGAGAACAGTCttacaccccccttacctgctgaGGCAGCAGAGGCAGCGAGTGCCCTGCCTGAGTTGCAGTAGGAGTGGCAGGGTCTTGGAAATCATCCTCTGCATCTGAACTCGACATGGCATCGTCCAGATTTCCACTGGCTTTGTTCTGCCCTGTGACTACCACCATCCCTCTGGCTCTTGTAACCAGGTATGCTGGGCAGACAGCCGTGGCAATGCTAAATGAGACAAGACCCAAAATTATCTGGATACTTTCCCTACCAGCTGCAGACAATCACAGGGCTGACAGAGAGACATAATTGTCCTGCTTTTTACAAATAATTTATGACACTGTTATTATTGGGAAGTGAATCATTGTAAGGATGATTATTATTGTGCTGTGAGTCAAGCTCACAGATGCACATGTATCTGGAGGAATGCAGTCTGTCCAGCAGTGCCAGGAAATCTCGTCAGACCCAGAGCAGGAGACCCCTGACACTGGCTGAATAAAATGCTGATTTTCATTCGCTGCCCAATTCAGTGTCTGATTGGCTTAGTTCgtttcagcagcagagctgtcatTTCCCAACTGAATTCCAATTAGCTATTGGTTCACCTGCCGCTAAATTGCAATTGGCTGTTTGCAGAGTTGTGTTCTGAAAGCTGTTCTCTTATTGGTTGGACTGCGCTGTAGTAATCCTGTTATTGTTTACAATAATGTTGCAAGATGATTAAATGACTTGACATCTTTCAAAGCAGTTTTGGCTCTGCTGTGTGTTAGTGCAGTAGCTTCAGATGCTTACAGCCGGGCTTTCTGCACATTGTGCCTCACCTGAAGGCTTCTGGTGCAGTTCTACCAAGTCACGTAAAATGTTAACCCCAAAAAACGAGCTAAAAACATGTTGATTAAATTTTTCTGTGAATTGAGTCTCACACCGTTGTGGATTTAGACCAATGCAGCATGATGTGAATAATAAAGGCCTATCTTATGTAACAGAAAAGCGAGGCTGACTAGGTGGAAATACTGTGCTCTCTTCTGTGCAGCATGGGGGGAATTAgtaagggagggagcagggaagtcAGAAGGCACCATTGAATCCTCCTCTTCTGCCACCATTCTCTACACTTTGTTTTCTCACTGAGTCTTTTGCTCCTATAAAAAGACTTGTGTACATAGTGCaagtggaaaaacaccacagctcAAACAACTTCTTTTAGATTTCTAGCAGTGCATTAAACATACGCCTGCGTTATCCTAATATTTGTGATGGTCTCACTTAAGTTTGTAGCTGGTTTTACATTGTTATTACTCGGGCCAGATACTGGTATTTTGTCATGAATGGGACTGCTCAAAGAAGCAAGCTTCACTCCAAGATTAGGACCTTTGTTTACAGGTCTTATCTTTCTCTCACGCTGGCATTCTAGCCTCATTTCCAACACATCCACAGGGTGTCGTCATCCCTCCAGCCTGGGGACTGAATTCCCTTCAAAGCCCATCACCACTGCTCCTCAGTCTGTCAGAAAGTAAAGTACAGAAACTCAGCAGGTTTTAGTATAACCAACCTGTGAACTGTATTATTAAAGagtttttatttccatttcagaGGAAGACAGGCTACCAGTAGCCTCTCCCACAACAATTCAGCTCTTTGGAATAAGCTACCATCTGCTTCCACCCCACATTCCTACCCTTTCTGGTTGGGGGAGTACGAGTTCCTGGAGTCTTTTCTCCATTCTCGGATCCCGTCTGCAATAGTCCTTCAGCACCTAGCACTTCAAGTGTCTCTTGTTTTTAAGCTTCTACATTAACAGTAATCTGCTTCCTTATCCAATGTCACTTATTTATCAAAGCCAACCTGCTCACAGGTAACATATACCAGCAtggagttatttaaaaaaataaatagtaataataaatatgaCCAAATCATTTATCTGAAGAGGAGTGAGAGAATGGACTTTACCCTCTCTCACCTGACCAAAAACAACCTTAATTTTGAACTAGCAATCTCTGATGGTCTCCACATATGTCTACagtagcctttaaaaaaaaaaaaaaactgccatcATTAGCACCACCAGCGTCAGATACGCCAGCGCTCTCAACTTAGCTATGTACTACAATACCTATATGGTCCCCATTATCAAagaatctgagcacttcacaatctttactgTGTGTATCCTCatgacacccctgtgaggtagggcagtgctattgtcccgattttacagagagggaactgaggctcagagaggctaagtgacttgcccaacattacagagggagtctgtggcagaacagatAATTGAAGTTAGGTTTCCCAAGTTAGCATCTGTcacgggcaatgctctggaactgctccatatgaagccagtcaggactctgggggagcctcctctctccgagcatactgtctccagggcaagaagcttacacagcttcgaccttcctggatCTGAtgtcggagcattcagcatccccttctcaacactgtgcgcttcccacagcgagtccacacaggcaggggtcctggggaagccagtgggccctgcaccccaactctgcagtcagacatgactctcagccagccagtaaaacagaaggtttattagatgacaggaacacagtccaaaacagagcttgtaggtacaggaaACAGGACCCctaagtcaggtccatcttgggggcaaGGAGGCCAGGCCCCGGGTCTGGgcttccctctctttccccagccagctccaaactgaaaccccctccagcccttcctctggcctttgtctctttcccaggccaggaggccacctgatctctttgttctccaacaccttcagttggcacctttgcaggggcggggcccaggccatcagttgccaggagagagggtgtcagccattctctgtgcagacagcatcacactggccctctaaggctctgcaacaatcacacacccttatcccatcACCTACATACTTGATACTTAAGacatgcataggggaaactgaggcacccacaaagtattcagagaaaacattaagaacattcccactttgtcacagcatCCTAACCGTTGAAACATTATTTCTGTATGAGCGTTTTAACCACCATCTAATGGTTACTTAGTAGACTATGTGAAGTGAGTTTGGTGGTCTGACTCCTGATCCCAGTGGGATCCCAACAGACACTATAGTGATGGACACAGCATAAGAATCCACAGAGAATagaatttaaacattaaaaaaaaaaaaaatcaccaaaactAGCAACTTTGTTGGCAGCCTCAGCCTTGTTGTAGTCGTGCTGGTccgaggatattagagacacaaggtgggtgagggaatatcttttactgggccaACTAGTGTCAGTGaatgaaacaagcttttgagcttacgcaaaactcttcttcaggtctgggaaaggtattcagagcgtcccagctaaatacaagggtGGAACAAATAATGCGTTAACATGCTGCAAGAGACTATTCAAGGTACAGTGGTAGTTAACATTGACAACTAATTATTTAATGGACTTAGATACTGAACTACCTTCCAGAGGTGAGTCTATACATCCAGCTCAGGTTCGAGGGATGCTGAGGGCAGAAAAACTCCCCTTGCTGCCTCCCATGCTGTATCTGTCCTGCAGCTGGAGAACCGCAGTCTCCATGGGCTGTCAGTCCAATACCTTTCACTCGCACCAGCTTCCATTAATCCCCAATCCCCtaaaaaaggtatttttaaaaagactgaaCAAAAATGAAGGCATGGCTTATAATAGCAACAGCCACCTCAGTGTCTTTCCGACAGAAACTGCCATTGATGCAAACAATCAAAATAAGTGTTTCATGAAGCAAGCAACTTTTCTGCTGAAAAGGAAACAATTTAATTTTTCTGCTAGTTGATGTACTGAAAGCAGAATGGACCCTCCCAACCAGccctaaaataaaaatacttaattATTCATGATGGGAAATCAGACCTACCGGAAGACTGTATTTTCCATTAATAAACCTCTGAACTTTTAGCTTTGGAATAGCACTTGGTGCTAAAGATTTGTTTACTTGAATGCTCCAGCTATATTAACTTTACGAAGAATTCCCTTCTCTACTACTCCAAAAGCAACAGGCACAGAATACTTGGCATGTGCACACCACTGGGGATATTAACCACTCTCCCAATTCACTTTTAGCATGAAAGGAGGGGTAAAATACCTTAAAAAGTCACTTAGCGACTATATTTTCATATTCCACTGTTTGTAGCCTCTTCTCTTGAAAATAGAATATTTTCCCTCATCAGATTTCCCTAAGCACTGCTTGATACTTACCACCAGTATTTTATCTGATGTTGAAATTAACAAGGTCATTTCTTGCCTAAAGACTACACATATTTTAACATGTTTATAGGAAAAACTATCAGTATTTCTTTTCCATAAGCAGGAAATATACAGTACTGAAGATAGATTACAATCACTCTGCATATTACAAAAAGATAcacaacttattttaaaatgtatagcaGAAAGGTTTATAACAAGTGTCTTATGTTAGTGGAATTTGTTTTACATCAAAAGGGACAACGGGAACAGAGTTAACTCCACACTCACCACGAGTGCCAGGGAAAGTTTCATCCGTTGGAGCCACGAAATGGGCAAGATGATTTAGTAGAAGAACTCAGAACAAACCAAATGTAGCATCCTCAATGAAAGTTCTGTGAAAGCTAAAGCAATGGAGCAGATGCCCTTTTTGTAATGAAGATTGCTAAAAGCAGCCCTATACCCTACATCAATATTGAACATTCAGATGATTTTGCCTAATGGAGCGTATCAGTTTTAAACATAGATCAGATTTGGGACCCTAAAACATTGTGTTTGCTCTCTGCAGCTCAAACACTGCAAATGTAAAAGAAGAAATCATGGTAGAGGCTCCATTGGGAGATTTGGGATTTGTAACATTCAGGAGCTGGAATTACTGTGATTTATATCCTGTGCCTACTGAGAGTCCTGCAACAAAAGATGGCAAAGTAATAAGAGGAACCCTTTCCTTGGAGAAGAGCTCCCTCAGAGGACTTGTAATCGGGCACTATCTTCAGCCTCTAGTCTTTTACCCAGAGCCAATTTATTCTTATTGGTTTTCATGTCTTTGGCAAATTGGTCTTCAAAGTCTCTCTTATCCCTTCCAATTTCCATTTTACCTGCGATAGCCTATGCTCCTTCCTATTGGCTTTCCATTATCTGAAGGGTAACTGTTGGGCTTGAGTAACCTCTTGAACCTTATAGCTCGAATGGCTAAGTGGCATCTTTGCCTTCCAGCTTCCTTTTGTGTTTAGGGCTAGGCATTCCTTTTGGAACTCTGCAAAGATATCGTAGCCTCCATGCTAGGGCCTTTTTCAATAgtttccacttaaaaaaaatatattttctcaagTTTAGTGTCACTGTTTTATGATTCCTCGTCCAAGGATGATGAACTATATTGCGGTCACTATTATCTAGTGGCTAGAGATAATTCCCGACACCACCTGAGAGAAACACATTACTCTGAGGCACTAGTGACCAGACTAAAGAACGACATTCAGCTTCCAGCACTGAGGTGCCATGTGACCCTCTGGGCTGCTCCACTTGGTCAACACATGGAGCAAAGCATCATAACAACCTGTGATTTTACTTGTTGAAGTTTAACAATATCTCCACTTGGATTCAAAATATTTTGCCTCAGTAAACACAGGACAAATTGGCTCTGCAGCACAGAGGCAAAGTATTATGAAGTCACTCAAGGACCAAG is a window encoding:
- the KCTD7 gene encoding BTB/POZ domain-containing protein KCTD7 isoform X1, producing MVVVTGQNKASGNLDDAMSSSDAEDDFQDPATPTATQAGHSLPLLPQQFPEVVPLNVGGMYFATRLSTLRRYEDTMLAAMFSGRHYIPTDAQGRYFIDRDGTYFGDVLNFLRSGDLPSRERVRSVYKEAQYYSIGPLLDNLEEVQPLKGEKVRQAFLGLMPYYKEHLERIIEIAKLRAMQRKARFAKLKICVFKEEMPITPYECPLFNSLRFERSESETKLFEHHCEVDVSFGPWEAVADVYDLLHCIVTDLSDKGITVDHQCIGVCDKHLINHYYCKRPIYEFKITWWVTLPVPPQTTWTPHRCVSLETTRRTIWWMRKRRRMGSILPESQKNIFNPGAL
- the KCTD7 gene encoding BTB/POZ domain-containing protein KCTD7 isoform X2, which codes for MVVVTGQNKASGNLDDAMSSSDAEDDFQDPATPTATQAGHSLPLLPQQFPEVVPLNVGGMYFATRLSTLRRYEDTMLAAMFSGRHYIPTDAQGRYFIDRDGTYFGDVLNFLRSGDLPSRERVRSVYKEAQYYSIGPLLDNLEEVQPLKGEKVRQAFLGLMPYYKEHLERIIEIAKLRAMQRKARFAKLKICVFKEEMPITPYECPLFNSLRFERSESETKLFEHHCEVDVSFGPWEAVADVYDLLHCIVTDLSDKGITVDHQCIGVCDKHLINHYYCKRPIYEFKITWCYE
- the KCTD7 gene encoding BTB/POZ domain-containing protein KCTD7 isoform X3, producing the protein MVVVTGQNKASGNLDDAMSSSDAEDDFQDPATPTATQAGHSLPLLPQQFPEVVPLNVGGMYFATRLSTLRRYEDTMLAAMFSGRHYIPTDAQGRYFIDRDGTYFGDVLNFLRSGDLPSRERVRSVYKEAQYYSIGPLLDNLEEVQPLKGEKVRQAFLGLMPYYKEHLERIIEIAKLRAMQRKARFAKLKICVFKEEMPITPYECPLFNSLRFERSESETKLFEHHCEVDVSFGPWEAVADVYDLLHCIVTDLSDKGITVDHQCIGVCDKHLINHYYCKRPIYEFKITW